The following are encoded in a window of Brettanomyces bruxellensis chromosome 9, complete sequence genomic DNA:
- a CDS encoding uncharacterized protein (BUSCO:EOG09263CAC), which produces MRPWSNDQVLLWLRNSGYTDEIVSAFRSHNITGLVLPFLNTEELKEMGIPNLRIRLKLMRDISTALSELNSGFLSFESDHPVMSQLQSTIMATSLINILSQSIRDEVILGSENDNKSLLHQFTKLREDLLPILKELKDKKPLPTPAGGSDVNLKYNHASLTREQIQGTLQQNEIDDHQKYRGNTMSDGATITSSRSDLRNSRLSEIDNQDQETINSLSSAISSAELLTAFTAVKEKPRIVPSGRNAPVRRTSSNGLSAGKLNDMTHRSSYNSSNEQLKQLRARKEDRCYKILQAAMRSHGLDISEWKNYALVIVYGGDQERILGYDEMPVMIFKELQDLGLNPSMMLRQVDEEDGLDYSKFDTPGGRL; this is translated from the coding sequence ATGCGTCCATGGAGTAATGACCAAGTTCTTTTATGGTTGAGAAATTCTGGTTACACAGATGAGATTGTTAGCGCATTCCGGTCACATAATATTACAGGCTTGGTACTACCTTTCCTGAATACAGAGGAATTGAAGGAAATGGGGATTCCGAATCTCAGAATAAgattgaaattgatgagGGATATCAGTACTGCTTTATCCGAGTTAAATAGTggctttctttcctttgaaAGCGATCATCCTGTTATGTCGCAGCTTCAATCCACAATCATGGCTACCTCGTTGATCAACATTCTTTCTCAAAGCATTCGAGATGAGGTTATTTTGGGCTCAGAAAATGATAACAAATCACTTCTGCATCAATTTACAAAATTGAGGGAGGATCTTCTTCCAATTCTCAAGGAGttgaaagataaaaaacCATTACCAACGCCGGCTGGAGGTTCGGATGTGAATTTAAAGTATAACCATGCATCACTAACACGAGAGCAAATTCAGGGTACACTGCAACAGAATGAAATAGATGATCACCAAAAGTATAGAGGGAATACAATGTCTGATGGAGCGACTATTACTAGCTCCCGAAGCGACCTTAGAAACAGTAGATTATCAGAGATAGATAATCAAGACCAGGAAACTATAAATTCATTATCTTCAGCTATATCTAGCGCTGAACTCCTGACTGCATTTACCGCTGTGAAAGAGAAGCCTCGAATTGTTCCCTCTGGAAGAAATGCTCCAGTTAGGAGGACCTCTTCAAACGGTTTATCTGCAGGTAAACTAAATGATATGACACACAGGTCTAGTTACAATTCTTCCAATGAACAGTTAAAACAACTTagagcaagaaaagaagatagatgTTACAAGATATTACAAGCTGCAATGAGAAGTCATGGCTTGGATATTTCTGAGTGGAAAAATTATGCATTGGTTATTGTATATGGTGGTGATCAGGAGCGCATACTAGGTTATGATGAAATGCCTGTGATGATTTTTAAGGAGCTGCAGGATTTAGGGCTTAATCCTTCTATGATGCTTCGTCAGGTTGACGAGGAAGATGGCCTTGATTATTCAAAGTTCGATACCCCAGGTGGCCGTTTGTAA
- a CDS encoding uncharacterized protein (BUSCO:EOG092619MJ): MLHLNIQMDDSPVSSTSKEELTWKVLVLDRRSTAIVSSVLRVNDLLDYGITMHALIDQRRTSLPDVNAVYFVSPTVENIAKIISDVNNDHYAKFYVNFTSSLGRSLLEDFAKKVAETGNSYKIKQVYDQYLDFIVTEPNLFSLDMKNVYAQFYDPKTVEDEISGRVNEIVSGLFSAVLTMGSVPIIRSNRGGPAELIAQKLDHRLRDHSINTKQALRSPGVNSANNSIRNNKSVLILLDRNIDLASMFAHSWIYQCMVKDVFKLERNTIQIETKSDNGETSLKRYDIDPHDFFWNENASLPFPDAVEHVEAELSKYTEEAKEISSKTGYSSIKDINPNDGSDTKHIQEAIKALPELTKRKNIIDMHMSVLTELIKELEAKNLDSFFEVEQNITDPKVQTQFLDLMKKDTKGDNSKDKLRTYIIMYLKCELPETFCSECEEILKASGLDLKALAYIKRVKELNKMSAVSTLDAQNMKKGQGSAFGNGSALFSGLSSKLVGITSEGSSKLSEGLGSLISGIKKLMPEKSNLPITNIVEAILTPQQANQASLDMTDDYLYFDPSSTRGAHAKPPRRSSYDEAMVFVVGGGNYLEYSNLQDWCNGLNSSSVEDQQRTIIYGSTKICSVDGFLEECSSLGDRN; this comes from the coding sequence atgctTCATCTAAATATCCAAATGGATGACAGTCCCGTATCTTCAACGAGCAAAGAGGAATTAACATGGAAGGTTCTTGTTTTGGATAGACGTTCTACAGCAATTGTGTCTTCTGTGTTGCGTGTGAATGATCTGCTAGACTATGGTATCACGATGCATGCTTTAATTGATCAAAGACGAACGTCTTTGCCTGACGTTAATGCAGTCTACTTTGTCAGTCCAACTGTGGAAAATATTGCTAAGATTATTTCTGATGTAAACAACGATCATTATGCCAAGTTTTACGTGAATTTCACCTCCAGCTTGGGTAGGTCGTTGCTTGAAGATTTTGCGAAGAAGGTTGCAGAAACAGGCAATTCATACAAGATTAAGCAGGTTTATGACCAGTACTTAGATTTCATAGTTACAGAACCAAACTTATTTTCTCTTGACATGAAAAATGTTTATGCCCAATTTTATGATCCAAAAACAGTAGAGGACGAAATTAGTGGCCGAGTGAACGAGATAGTTTCTGGCTTATTTTCTGCTGTTTTGACTATGGGATCAGTGCCTATTATAAGATCCAATCGTGGAGGTCCCGCAGAGCTAATCGCACAAAAGCTTGATCATAGACTACGAGATCATTCTATAAATACAAAGCAAGCGTTAAGATCCCCAGGGGTAAACTCTGCCAACAATTCAATACGCAATAACAAGTCTGTTCTTATACTCTTGGACAGAAATATAGATCTCGCTTCAATGTTTGCTCACTCTTGGATTTACCAGTGCATGGTCAAGGACGTTTTTAAGTTGGAAAGAAACACGATTCAAATCGAGACAAAGAGTGACAACGGTGAAACTTCTTTGAAACGGTATGATATAGATCCTCATGATTTTTTCTGGAATGAAAATGCCTCACTTCCATTTCCAGATGCGGTTGAGCATGTAGAAGCTGAACTTTCCAAATATACAGAAGAGGCAAAAGAAATATCTTCTAAAACTGGTTATTCTTCAataaaagatataaatCCAAATGATGGATCTGATACAAAACATATTCAAGAGGCTATAAAGGCGTTACCTGAActtacaaaaagaaaaaacattATTGATATGCATATGTCCGTGCTAACTGAATTGATCAAGGAGCTAGAGGCCAAAAACTTAGATTCATTCTTTGAGGTAGAGCAAAATATCACCGATCCCAAAGTTCAGACTCAGTTTTTGGATTTAATGAAGAAGGACACGAAAGGGGATAACTCAAAAGATAAATTGAGAACATACATAATAATGTATTTGAAGTGTGAACTACCGGAGACGTTTTGCAGTGAATGTGAAGAGATTCTAAAAGCTTCCGGGTTGGATCTTAAAGCGTTGGCATACATAAAAAGGGTGAAAGAACTTAATAAAATGTCAGCCGTTAGTACACTGGATGCTcagaatatgaaaaaagGGCAGGGTAGTGCTTTTGGAAATGGCAGTGCATTATTTAGTGGCCTTTCCTCGAAATTGGTGGGAATAACTAGTGAAGGCTCTTCCAAATTATCCGAGGGATTGGGGTCTTTAATATCTGGaattaagaaattgatgcCGGAGAAGTCAAATCTTCCAATTACCAATATCGTGGAGGCTATACTGACTCCACAGCAAGCAAATCAGGCGTCTCTTGATATGACCGATGATTACTTATATTTTGACCCAAGTTCTACCAGAGGTGCGCATGCTAAACCCCCAAGAAGATCGTCATATGATGAAGCAATGGTATTTGTTGTAGGCGGGGGTAATTATCTTGAATATTCAAATCTGCAGGACTGGTGTAATGGCCTTAATTCGTCATCAGTTGAAGACCAACAGCGAACCATTATCTACGGTTCAACGAAAATTTGCAGTGTCGACGGGTTCTTAGAAGAATGCTCATCTCTTGGAGATAGGAACTga
- a CDS encoding uncharacterized protein (MEROPS:MER0001342): protein MTTVAKNTSSCPSAAEEKHYCSSPFCGKETESNLKCPVCLKFGHKIYFCGKTCFRKAWHIHKNFHPKDDSETYNPFSEFEFTGDVRPTYPLSIKPRIPDSIKRPDYALDGQPISEMKADRSNSVRVLSEDEIKKMRVVCKLGREVLDATAAAIKPGVTTEQLDDIIYAECIKRKAYPSPLNYYNFPKSVCTSVNEIICHGIPDKTILKDGDIVNLDVTIYKFGFHADLNETYYVGEKARKNKDLVNLVETTREATMMAISTVKPGTPFRHFGDVIEKHAKEHGLSVVRTYCGHGINNLFHTSPEILHYANNKAPGTCKAGICFTIEPMLNMGTFKDISWPDDWTVSTADGKPSAQFEHTLLVTEDGVEILTARNKHSPGGPVKRIE from the coding sequence ATGACCACTGTTGCCAAAAATACATCATCATGCCCTTCTGCTGCAGAAGAGAAACACTACTGCTCCTCTCCGTTCTGCGGGAAAGAAACGGAATCAAATCTGAAATGCCCAGTTTGCCTGAAATTTGGTCATAAGATTTACTTCTGTGGAAAAACTTGCTTTCGGAAGGCATGGCATATACACAAAAACTTTCATCCTAAGGATGATTCTGAAACCTACAATCCATTTTCAGAATTTGAATTCACCGGTGATGTGAGACCAACGTACCCATTGAGTATCAAGCCTCGTATTCCAGACAGTATCAAAAGGCCCGACTATGCATTAGATGGTCAGCCGATTAGTGAAATGAAGGCTGATCGTTCGAACAGTGTTAGGGTTCTTTCTGAAGAcgaaatcaaaaagatgagAGTGGTCTGTAAGTTAGGACGAGAGGTGTTAGACGCAACTGCGGCTGCAATCAAGCCAGGCGTTACTACCGAGCAACTTGATGACATAATTTACGCAGAATGCATCAAGAGAAAGGCATATCCATCACCCTTGAACTACTACAACTTTCCGAAATCTGTTTGTACTTCGGTGAACGAGATCATTTGCCATGGCATTCCAGACAAAACTATTTTAAAAGATGGTGATATTGTCAATTTGGATGTCACAATTTATAAGTTTGGCTTTCATGCTGATTTGAATGAAACATATTACGTTGGAgagaaagcaagaaaaaacaaagacCTTGTTAACTTGGTTGAAACTACTAGGGAAGCTACGATGATGGCAATTTCAACTGTGAAACCGGGCACACCATTTAGACATTTTGGTGATGTCATAGAGAAGCATGCTAAAGAACATGGTCTTTCTGTTGTTAGGACATATTGTGGACATGGAATTAATAATCTCTTCCATACCTCACCCGAAATTTTACACTATGCTAATAATAAAGCACCAGGTACTTGTAAGGCAGGAATATGCTTTACAATTGAGCCTATGCTCAACATGGGAACATTTAAGGATATAAGTTGGCCCGATGACTGGACTGTTTCAACTGCAGACGGTAAGCCAAGTGCACAGTTTGAGCATACACTTTTAGTTACAGAGGATGGCGTTGAAATTCTTACCGCTAGAAACAAGCATTCACCAGGTGGACCAGTTAAAAGAATAGAGTAA
- the RBV1 gene encoding RUVB-like protein — translation MTDSTATSALKVSKTPGKREQNGNASATAAATAMANERESRTAAHTHIKGLGLDELGHAKKNDGGFIDQAEAREACGVIVDLIKSKKMSGKAILLAGAPGTGKTALALAISQELGPKVPFCPIVGSELFSAEVKKTEALMENFRRAIGLRIKETKEVYEGEVTDLTPEEAENPLGGYGKTIKHVIIGLKTSKGTKSLKLDPSIYEAIQKEHVAVGDVIYIESNTGSVKRVGRSDAYATEFDLEAEEYVPLPKGDVHKKKEIVQDISLHDLDVANASPQGGQDILSMMGQLMKPRKTEITEKLRAEVNKVVSKYIDQGVAELVPGVLFIDEVNMLDIECFTFLNKALESEIAPVVILASNRGLTTVRGTDIRSPHGIPPDLIDRLLIVRTLPYDHDESRAIILKRSKVEGLSLSGEAVDKLASTSMSTSLRYALQLMSPASIIANVDGRSTVEASDIDECLDLFLDVKRSTKILEKNKQFL, via the coding sequence ATGACTGATAGCACAGCAACATCAGCACTTAAGGTGTCAAAAACACCAGGAAAGAGAGAGCAGAATGGAAACGCCTCAGCTACGGCAGCAGCTACTGCAATGGCTAATGAAAGAGAAAGTAGAACAGCTGCACATACACACATTAAAGGGCTTGGATTAGATGAATTAGGtcatgcaaaaaaaaatgatggaGGTTTTATTGATCAGGCCGAAGCTCGTGAAGCCTGCGGTGTTATTGTCGACTTAATTAagtcaaagaaaatgagcGGAAAAGCCATTCTTTTGGCCGGTGCTCCGGGAACAGGCAAAACAGCATTGGCATTGGCAATTTCCCAAGAGCTTGGTCCTAAGGTTCCTTTTTGTCCAATTGTCGGTTCTGAGTTATTCTCAGcagaggtgaaaaaaacaGAGGCTTTGATGGAGAACTTTAGGAGAGCTATTGGATTGCGAATCAAGGAAACAAAGGAGGTTTACGAAGGTGAAGTTACTGATTTGACACCTGAAGAGGCTGAAAATCCATTGGGTGGATATGGAAAGACAATCAAGCATGTCATTATTGGACTTAAAACTTCGAAAGGTACAAAAAGCCTTAAGCTTGACCCATCCATTTATGAAGCTATCCAGAAAGAGCATGTTGCCGTTGGTGATGTCATCTATATAGAATCAAATACCGGATCAGTGAAACGTGTTGGTAGATCTGATGCTTATGCCACGGAGTTTGACTTAGAAGCTGAAGAATATGTTCCCCTTCCTAAAGGTGATGTTcacaagaagaaagagattgtGCAGGATATATCTTTGCATGATTTGGATGTTGCCAATGCCAGTCCTCAAGGTGGGCAGGATATCCTTTCTATGATGGGTCAGTTGAtgaaaccaagaaaaacagaaatCACCGAAAAACTCAGAGCTGAAGTCAATAAAGTCGTTAGTAAATATATAGATCAAGGAGTTGCTGAGCTTGTTCCAGgtgttctttttattgATGAAGTCAATATGCTAGATATTGAATGCTTCACATTTTTGAACAAAGCTTTAGAGTCTGAAATAGCCCCTGTTGTCATTCTAGCCTCTAATAGGGGTCTTACTACTGTTAGAGGAACAGATATTAGATCGCCGCATGGTATTCCACCTGATTTGATTGATCGTTTGTTGATCGTGAGGACATTACCTTATGATCATGATGAATCAAGGGctattattttgaaaagatcaAAGGTTGAAGGTTTGTCTTTATCTGGAGAAGCAGTTGATAAGTTGGCATCAACATCCATGTCCACGTCCTTGCGGTATGCTTTACAACTTATGTCGCCCGCCTCTATAATAGCTAATGTGGATGGAAGAAGCACAGTGGAAGCATCTGATATTGACGAGTGTCTGGATCTTTTCTTAGACGTCAAACGGAGCACAAAgattcttgaaaagaacaagCAATTTTTGTGA